TCCCCAGAGTTCCCAAATCGCCCTTACGGCGCAGCTTCCCCGGATCCTGCCGGGAACGCGATTACACCTCGGCTTTATTGTGGCCCTTCTTGCTCTCGCCTTTTTTTACTATTTTCTTTGGAAAACCGCCTCGGGCTACGAGATGCGGGTGGTGGGAATGAACCCGGAAGCGGCTCGCTATGCAGGCATGAACACTGCAAAAAGCAGTCTTCTTGCCATGTTTATGGCCGGGGGCTTCTCAGGCCTGGCCGGTGCCACGGAAATTCTCGGTGTCCAGTTCAGACTCTTTCAGAATTTCTCGCCCGGATACGGTTTTGACGGGATTGCCGTTGCCTTGTTGGGGCGAAACACTCCGATTGGTATTTTCCTTTCCGGTATTTTATTCGGTACGCTGCGGGCCGGGGCGAATATGATGCAGATGCTGGCCAAGGTTCCCGTTTCCGTTATTTCGATCATGCAGGCCTTTGTCATTCTTTTCGTGGTCGGACGGAGCTTTTTCGAGACACGGAAGAACAGGGTGAATATCCTTGAATCGGAGTCTGAATCCGATCTTGATGCAGAAGTGGGCGAGGGAGACAGGGTATGATGGATTGGATATTTGAATTCATAGCCGCCGATCTGCGTACCATGACGCCGATTCTTCTTGCGGCCCTCGGTATGGTCTTCAGCGAGCGG
This Sediminispirochaeta bajacaliforniensis DSM 16054 DNA region includes the following protein-coding sequences:
- a CDS encoding ABC transporter permease; this encodes MRKSTIDLSKAVSPLLAIFFALLFGGAAIYLLGFNPLAAYASLAKGSVGSIKAVTETIVKAVPLIFTGLGFAVAKRCGMINIGAEGQLYMGGLFATAVGVYWDFLPPGIHLLVALAAGVVGGGIWGALAGWFKVRFGASEIITTIMLNYIASLFISFLVTGPMKEPKGEFPQSSQIALTAQLPRILPGTRLHLGFIVALLALAFFYYFLWKTASGYEMRVVGMNPEAARYAGMNTAKSSLLAMFMAGGFSGLAGATEILGVQFRLFQNFSPGYGFDGIAVALLGRNTPIGIFLSGILFGTLRAGANMMQMLAKVPVSVISIMQAFVILFVVGRSFFETRKNRVNILESESESDLDAEVGEGDRV